From the Oryzias latipes chromosome 22, ASM223467v1 genome, one window contains:
- the jdp2 gene encoding jun dimerization protein 2 isoform X3 has product MPGQIPDPSVTAGSLPSLGPLAGISATTLTDKLKIGDFQEFGTMLSPLHFLDSLGKRPLVIKTEKDEEEERRKRRREKNKVAAARCRNKKKERTDYLQKESERLEMLNSDLKAQIEELKNERQQLILMLNRHRPTCIVRTDSVKTPENEVNPLLQQLEAK; this is encoded by the exons ATGCCAGGACAAATTCCAGATCCGTCTGTAACAGCAGGTTCCCTGCCCAGCTTGGGCCCGCTGGCCGGGATCTCTGCCACAACGCTGACTGACAAGCTCAAAATCGGTGACTTCCAGGAGTTTGGGACAATGTTGTCACCCCTCCACTTCCTTGACAGTCTGGGAAAGAGGCCGTTAGTCATTAAAACGGAG aaagatgaagaagaagagaggagaAAGCGAAGGCGAGAGAAGAACAAAGTGGCTGCTGCTCGATGtcggaacaaaaaaaaagaaaggacagATTATCTTCAAAAG gagtCGGAAAGATTGGAGATGTTAAACTCTGACCTTAAAGCTCAGATTGAGGAGCTGAAGAATGAGCGACAGCAGCTGATCCTCATGCTCAACCGTCATCGGCCCACATGTATTGTCAGGACAGACAGTGTTAAAACCCCGGAGAACGAGGTGAATcccctgctgcagcagctggaggcAAAGTGA